The genomic segment ACTGTTTCTTAAACACTCATACTGATTGTTCCGTTCCTTAGGGGCAGGTAGGCAAGCAGTATATACATTCCTTAAGAATAAGAACAGGAATGCTTTTCAAAACTAAATACCCTTAACAGTTAGGACTATGTTCTGCAAATGGAATCGGGTTAGCATACCAGCCTGTGACCTGACTCCTGATTTTAGTGTTGAGCCAACACGTTTTGTACGTAACTTGCACTTAAAATGGGGCTAAGACAGTTTCAAAAGCTACAGCTTTCTTTTGGTGACAATTGAGGGGCTCTGAAAAGAGCCTTTTGGGGTGAGGAAGACTTTGTGGGCTGATATAAACAAATTTATGCCCTCTCCCCTCGGATGCGGCGCGCGAGCTGGATGTCCTTGGGCATGATAGTCACCCGCTTGGCGTGGATGGCGCACAGGTTGGTGTCCTCGAAGAGCCCCACCAGGTAGGCCTCGCAGGCCTCCTGCAGCGCCATCACCGCGGAGCTCTGGAAGCGCAGGTCGGTCTTGAAATCCTGCGCGATTTCACGGACCAAACGCTGGAACGGCAGCTTGCGAATAAGTAGCTCGGTGGACTTCTGGTAGCGGCGGATTTCCCGGAGAGCGACCGTGCCGGGCCGGTAGCGGTGCGGCTTCTTGACGCCGCCGGTGGCCGGCGCGCTCTTGCGGGCCGCCTTGGTGGCTAACTGCTTGCGCGGAGCCTTGCCGCCGGTGGATTTGCGGGCCGTCTGCTTAGTTCTTGCCATGGCTAAGTAGATCCAACTGCTCaacacaaatgaaagaaaaaaaaccgaCCATCCCGGTATTTATAGCCGCCCTCGCATTCTGATTGGACAGTAGACTGTGGCGTGTCACGTCTCACTCACGGAATTGGCTCCCAGTTGAATCCGCTGTTGAAAGGGAAACATTCCGCCTCTGCTGTGCATCAAGAAAcgcaaaatggaaacaaaaaaccctccaaaactGTAGGATTTTTCAAGCATCGAAATCCTATTTCAATGTCAGCTTGAAGATCTAAACTTGCCTTACACTATTTTAACTGTTGGGCGTCACTATTATTTGACAAAAAGTTTAAGATCGTGAAAGAAAAGCGAAAAGAGTAAATTTGTAAATGAAGGCCTTGAAGGGAGTATGAAATTCGAGCCTTGCGGCATGCCAGTATTTGATTTAAACGTACTTAATGTTTTGAGGGTTGACCGACTTTCTGCGAAGGGCGATAGTGAAGCATTTTGGGCGTTGCGGACCACGCTGTCAGCTACACGGACCTTGCAGTTTAAGTAATCCATATAAGCGAAATGAATCCGGCCGTGATGCTATTGTAGCTTCTGGAGACACCAGAGGCGGTATACATTTGGTGGTTTATCAGAGGATCCGGCACTTCTAACCACTAAGTGATGCTGAAAAGGGGCACCGAGCTGCAGAAACTTTGGCGACTGTTTATGTAAAACCGCTATTTTGACGAAAACTGCCAAACGTTTAGGTGTAAGGAAATCGAGTCTTTAGTCTACAGCTCTTTCACAGATTTCATGGGTGGCCCTGAGAAGGGCCTTGAGGAACGGGATAAGCAAGTGGAACGCTCAGCCGCCGAAGCCGTAGAGGGTGCGGCCCTGGCGCTTGAGCGCGTACACCACGTCCATGGCGGTGACCGTCTTGCGCTTGGCGTGCTCCGTGTAGGTCACGGCGTCCCGGATCACGTTCTCCAGGAACACCTTGAGCACCCCGCGGGTCTCCTCGTAGATG from the Saimiri boliviensis isolate mSaiBol1 chromosome 4, mSaiBol1.pri, whole genome shotgun sequence genome contains:
- the LOC141584422 gene encoding histone H4; this encodes MSGRGKGGKGLGKGGAKRHRKVLRDNIQGITKPAIRRLARRGGVKRISGLIYEETRGVLKVFLENVIRDAVTYTEHAKRKTVTAMDVVYALKRQGRTLYGFGG
- the LOC141584421 gene encoding histone H3.1, whose protein sequence is MARTKQTARKSTGGKAPRKQLATKAARKSAPATGGVKKPHRYRPGTVALREIRRYQKSTELLIRKLPFQRLVREIAQDFKTDLRFQSSAVMALQEACEAYLVGLFEDTNLCAIHAKRVTIMPKDIQLARRIRGERA